The Carassius gibelio isolate Cgi1373 ecotype wild population from Czech Republic chromosome B22, carGib1.2-hapl.c, whole genome shotgun sequence genome window below encodes:
- the s1pr3a gene encoding sphingosine 1-phosphate receptor 3a produces MDDKFEPGMNVIIVNHYNHSGKWGKPKSTNTYGTVFIICICALIVLENITVLLALWRNKRFHSRMYFLIGNLALSDLLAGVAYVVNIFTSGSNTFFLSTGQWLLREGSMFVALSASTFSLLAIGIERHMTMVRLRPCETAGRGRLLALLGACWAVSVLLSALPSLGWNCLGRIHTCSTVLPLYDKSYIAFCISVFSALLAAIVVLYVRIYLLVTSSGRRVSSRPSDRSLVLLRTVVIVLGVFVACWAPLFLMLLLDVGCSPERCPVLYEVDWFIALAVLNSALNPLIYTLSSREMRAAFIRVLCCCCCPTQLDSIPTVAGAALPGTVIPTAENSKSSMAGASSAAAKSSMMRGKVPTPSNSHHQHGDTSPPAVTHSSGPGDLLSAVLVKAGALPSLGKF; encoded by the coding sequence ATGGATGACAAGTTTGAACCTGGAATGAATGTTATTATAGTTAACCATTACAACCACTCGGGCAAGTGGGGAAAACCAAAAAGCACCAATACATACGGGACAGTCTTCATCATTTGCATCTGCGCTCTGATCGTGTTAGAGAACATCACTGTACTACTGGCACTATGGCGCAACAAGCGCTTCCACAGCCGCATGTACTTTCTGATCGGCAATCTGGCACTTTCGGACTTGTTAGCTGGAGTGGCGTACGTAGTTAACATCTTCACCTCTGGCAGCAATACGTTTTTCCTCAGTACTGGTCAGTGGCTGCTGCGAGAGGGGAGCATGTTTGTGGCGCTCAGCGCTTCCACCTTCAGCTTGCTCGCTATTGGGATCGAGCGCCACATGACGATGGTTCGTCTACGGCCATGTGAGACCGCAGGTAGAGGGAGGTTGCTAGCTCTCCTGGGAGCCTGCTGGGCTGTTTCGGTCCTGCTGAGCGCCTTGCCTAGTCTCGGCTGGAACTGTTTGGGCCGAATCCACACTTGCTCCACTGTCCTACCACTGTACGACAAAAGCTACATAGCTTTCTGCATCAGCGTCTTCTCTGCCCTACTAGCGGCAATCGTGGTGCTATACGTGCGCATCTACCTGCTAGTGACGTCCAGCGGGCGTAGAGTGAGTTCCCGGCCATCGGATCGCTCACTCGTACTTCTGCGCACGGTGGTGATAGTACTGGGAGTTTTTGTGGCTTGTTGGGCTCCACTTTTCTTGATGTTGCTGCTGGATGTGGGATGCAGTCCAGAGCGGTGCCCAGTTCTCTATGAAGTGGACTGGTTCATCGCTCTGGCCGTGCTCAACTCCGCCCTCAACCCGCTCATCTACACACTTTCCAGTCGTGAGATGCGGGCCGCCTTCATCCGCGTGTTATGCTGCTGTTGCTGTCCAACACAGCTGGACTCTATACCCACGGTGGCAGGGGCGGCACTCCCGGGAACAGTCATCCCCACAGCGGAGAACAGCAAATCAAGCATGGCCGGGGCATCAAGTGCTGCAGCGAAGTCCTCCATGATGCGAGGTAAAGTTCCAACCCCGTCAAACTCCCACCATCAGCATGGGGACACGTCGCCACCGGCTGTCACGCACTCCTCAGGGCCTGGTGACCTACTGTCCGCGGTGCTGGTTAAAGCTGGGGCGCTTCCTTCTTTGGGGAAGTTTTGA
- the mier2 gene encoding mesoderm induction early response protein 2 isoform X1 yields MAIMRLSSSESKFNRSSTQHPGIPPLAQNRNGGAVQMGSKDQRLSRVDIFHQGYAGPLEALPRATTFLEEQDGSLVALRRQAIKMATKSHAGGEMPLEQLLALYGYNMPDPVLQQQREPNELAASLPEMTLDKVRIGKALLSGAEDVDSHSSADDLTLSVTSHSSDLLQCHLRGDDKDTSVNWSEDDSESTSIPSSDGCKDIMVGPQYQAIIPSLCTHNFYERANENEDQLLWTPDVLSSLAVEKFLLEVQKKESDDGPTNTLTTGDIVKDNEQALYELVKCNFNADEALRRHRFNIKVFNEELCGWSEEECRNFEYGYRAHGKNFNLIQANKVRTRSVGECIEYYYMWKKSERHEYFTQQATKLGRKKCNLPSGNTEDAEPDGDTGDVEVSTQGLPSMSSIQLRPPSPPAVMELDKQEDSLNYAAQFHGRPQRKRTPRFLLKP; encoded by the exons ATGGCTATCATGAGACTCAGCTCGTCTGAATCTAAGTTCAATAGGAGTTCTACACAACATCCGGGCATTCCACCGCTTGCGCAGAATCGGAATGGCGGAG CTGTGCAAATGGGCTCCAAGGACCAACGGCTCAGTCGTGTAGACATTTTCCACCAGGGCTATGCGGGGCCACTGGAGGCCCTTCCCCGGGCAACCACGTTCCTAGAGGAGCAGGACGGGAGCCTGGTGGCCCTGCGGAGGCAGGCGATAAAGATGGCAACCAAGTCCCATGCA GGTGGTGAGATGCCCCTTGAGCAACTGCTGGCACTTTATGGGTACAACATGCCTGATCCTGTCCTGCAACAACAACGGGAGCCAAACGAGCTGGCAGCCAGTCTGCCTGAAATGACACTGGACAAG GTTCGGATAGGTAAAGCTCTACTCTCAGGAGCGGAGGATGTGGACAGCCATTCCTCTGCTGATGACCTCACACTCTCTGTCACATCCCATTCATCTGACCTCTTACAATGTCACCTAAGAG GCGATGACAAAGACACATCAGTCAACTGGTCCGAAGATGACTCAGAAAGCACCTCTATCCCCTCCAGTGATGGctgtaag GACATCATGGTGGGCCCCCAGTATCAGGCCATAATTCCTTCTCTCTGTACACACAATTTTTATGAAAGAG CCAATGAAAATGAGGACCAGTTATTGTGGACCCCAGATGTGTTGTCCAGTCTGGCTGTAGAAAAGTTTTTGCTTGAAGTCCAGAAAAAAGAAAGTGACGATGGACCTACAAACACTTTGACTACAGGAGATATAGTCAAAGACAATGAGCAG GCTCTATATGAACTAGTGAAATGCAACTTCAATGCAGACGAGGCACTAAGAAGACATCGCTTTAATATTAAGGTTTTCAATG AAGAGCTTTGTGGCTGGAGTGAGGAGGAGTGTCGTAACTTTGAGTATGGTTACCGTGCCCATGGGAAGAACTTCAACCTCATACAGGCCAACAAG GTCCGCACACGCTCAGTAGGTGAGTGTATAGAGTACTACTACATGTGGAAGAAATCAGAGCGGCATGAGTATTTCACACAGCAAGCCACCAAGCTGGGTCGGAAAAAGTGCAATCTGCCATCTGGCAACAC AGAGGATGCTGAGCCAGATGGAGATACTGGTGATGTGGAAGTTTCTACCCAAGGTTTGCCAAGTATGTCTTCCATTCAACTGCGACCTCCATCGCCACCTGCAGTCATGGAGCTGGATAAACAAG AGGACAGCCTGAATTACGCAGCTCAGTTTCATGGTCGTCCACAACGGAAACGCACGCCGCGCTTCCTATTAAAGCCCTAA
- the mier2 gene encoding mesoderm induction early response protein 2 isoform X2 — protein MAIMRLSSSESKFNRSSTQHPGIPPLAQNRNGGAVQMGSKDQRLSRVDIFHQGYAGPLEALPRATTFLEEQDGSLVALRRQAIKMATKSHAGGEMPLEQLLALYGYNMPDPVLQQQREPNELAASLPEMTLDKVRIGKALLSGAEDVDSHSSADDLTLSVTSHSSDLLQCHLRGDDKDTSVNWSEDDSESTSIPSSDGCKDIMVGPQYQAIIPSLCTHNFYERANENEDQLLWTPDVLSSLAVEKFLLEVQKKESDDGPTNTLTTGDIVKDNEQALYELVKCNFNADEALRRHRFNIKVFNELCGWSEEECRNFEYGYRAHGKNFNLIQANKVRTRSVGECIEYYYMWKKSERHEYFTQQATKLGRKKCNLPSGNTEDAEPDGDTGDVEVSTQGLPSMSSIQLRPPSPPAVMELDKQEDSLNYAAQFHGRPQRKRTPRFLLKP, from the exons ATGGCTATCATGAGACTCAGCTCGTCTGAATCTAAGTTCAATAGGAGTTCTACACAACATCCGGGCATTCCACCGCTTGCGCAGAATCGGAATGGCGGAG CTGTGCAAATGGGCTCCAAGGACCAACGGCTCAGTCGTGTAGACATTTTCCACCAGGGCTATGCGGGGCCACTGGAGGCCCTTCCCCGGGCAACCACGTTCCTAGAGGAGCAGGACGGGAGCCTGGTGGCCCTGCGGAGGCAGGCGATAAAGATGGCAACCAAGTCCCATGCA GGTGGTGAGATGCCCCTTGAGCAACTGCTGGCACTTTATGGGTACAACATGCCTGATCCTGTCCTGCAACAACAACGGGAGCCAAACGAGCTGGCAGCCAGTCTGCCTGAAATGACACTGGACAAG GTTCGGATAGGTAAAGCTCTACTCTCAGGAGCGGAGGATGTGGACAGCCATTCCTCTGCTGATGACCTCACACTCTCTGTCACATCCCATTCATCTGACCTCTTACAATGTCACCTAAGAG GCGATGACAAAGACACATCAGTCAACTGGTCCGAAGATGACTCAGAAAGCACCTCTATCCCCTCCAGTGATGGctgtaag GACATCATGGTGGGCCCCCAGTATCAGGCCATAATTCCTTCTCTCTGTACACACAATTTTTATGAAAGAG CCAATGAAAATGAGGACCAGTTATTGTGGACCCCAGATGTGTTGTCCAGTCTGGCTGTAGAAAAGTTTTTGCTTGAAGTCCAGAAAAAAGAAAGTGACGATGGACCTACAAACACTTTGACTACAGGAGATATAGTCAAAGACAATGAGCAG GCTCTATATGAACTAGTGAAATGCAACTTCAATGCAGACGAGGCACTAAGAAGACATCGCTTTAATATTAAGGTTTTCAATG AGCTTTGTGGCTGGAGTGAGGAGGAGTGTCGTAACTTTGAGTATGGTTACCGTGCCCATGGGAAGAACTTCAACCTCATACAGGCCAACAAG GTCCGCACACGCTCAGTAGGTGAGTGTATAGAGTACTACTACATGTGGAAGAAATCAGAGCGGCATGAGTATTTCACACAGCAAGCCACCAAGCTGGGTCGGAAAAAGTGCAATCTGCCATCTGGCAACAC AGAGGATGCTGAGCCAGATGGAGATACTGGTGATGTGGAAGTTTCTACCCAAGGTTTGCCAAGTATGTCTTCCATTCAACTGCGACCTCCATCGCCACCTGCAGTCATGGAGCTGGATAAACAAG AGGACAGCCTGAATTACGCAGCTCAGTTTCATGGTCGTCCACAACGGAAACGCACGCCGCGCTTCCTATTAAAGCCCTAA
- the mier2 gene encoding mesoderm induction early response protein 2 isoform X3 — MGSKDQRLSRVDIFHQGYAGPLEALPRATTFLEEQDGSLVALRRQAIKMATKSHAGGEMPLEQLLALYGYNMPDPVLQQQREPNELAASLPEMTLDKVRIGKALLSGAEDVDSHSSADDLTLSVTSHSSDLLQCHLRGDDKDTSVNWSEDDSESTSIPSSDGCKDIMVGPQYQAIIPSLCTHNFYERANENEDQLLWTPDVLSSLAVEKFLLEVQKKESDDGPTNTLTTGDIVKDNEQALYELVKCNFNADEALRRHRFNIKVFNEELCGWSEEECRNFEYGYRAHGKNFNLIQANKVRTRSVGECIEYYYMWKKSERHEYFTQQATKLGRKKCNLPSGNTEDAEPDGDTGDVEVSTQGLPSMSSIQLRPPSPPAVMELDKQEDSLNYAAQFHGRPQRKRTPRFLLKP, encoded by the exons ATGGGCTCCAAGGACCAACGGCTCAGTCGTGTAGACATTTTCCACCAGGGCTATGCGGGGCCACTGGAGGCCCTTCCCCGGGCAACCACGTTCCTAGAGGAGCAGGACGGGAGCCTGGTGGCCCTGCGGAGGCAGGCGATAAAGATGGCAACCAAGTCCCATGCA GGTGGTGAGATGCCCCTTGAGCAACTGCTGGCACTTTATGGGTACAACATGCCTGATCCTGTCCTGCAACAACAACGGGAGCCAAACGAGCTGGCAGCCAGTCTGCCTGAAATGACACTGGACAAG GTTCGGATAGGTAAAGCTCTACTCTCAGGAGCGGAGGATGTGGACAGCCATTCCTCTGCTGATGACCTCACACTCTCTGTCACATCCCATTCATCTGACCTCTTACAATGTCACCTAAGAG GCGATGACAAAGACACATCAGTCAACTGGTCCGAAGATGACTCAGAAAGCACCTCTATCCCCTCCAGTGATGGctgtaag GACATCATGGTGGGCCCCCAGTATCAGGCCATAATTCCTTCTCTCTGTACACACAATTTTTATGAAAGAG CCAATGAAAATGAGGACCAGTTATTGTGGACCCCAGATGTGTTGTCCAGTCTGGCTGTAGAAAAGTTTTTGCTTGAAGTCCAGAAAAAAGAAAGTGACGATGGACCTACAAACACTTTGACTACAGGAGATATAGTCAAAGACAATGAGCAG GCTCTATATGAACTAGTGAAATGCAACTTCAATGCAGACGAGGCACTAAGAAGACATCGCTTTAATATTAAGGTTTTCAATG AAGAGCTTTGTGGCTGGAGTGAGGAGGAGTGTCGTAACTTTGAGTATGGTTACCGTGCCCATGGGAAGAACTTCAACCTCATACAGGCCAACAAG GTCCGCACACGCTCAGTAGGTGAGTGTATAGAGTACTACTACATGTGGAAGAAATCAGAGCGGCATGAGTATTTCACACAGCAAGCCACCAAGCTGGGTCGGAAAAAGTGCAATCTGCCATCTGGCAACAC AGAGGATGCTGAGCCAGATGGAGATACTGGTGATGTGGAAGTTTCTACCCAAGGTTTGCCAAGTATGTCTTCCATTCAACTGCGACCTCCATCGCCACCTGCAGTCATGGAGCTGGATAAACAAG AGGACAGCCTGAATTACGCAGCTCAGTTTCATGGTCGTCCACAACGGAAACGCACGCCGCGCTTCCTATTAAAGCCCTAA